From Prochlorococcus sp. MIT 1223, the proteins below share one genomic window:
- a CDS encoding glycoside hydrolase family 57 protein translates to MSNGKLALVLHAHLPYVRSAASGSLEEDWFFQALMECYLPLLKTLEDASASKTQQPKITISLSPTLLSLLNDKELKNRFPTWLKARIKLLDNLPDIYQSAANNLKQTISTQLNEWQNCNGDIINRFAELQKLRVIDLLTCAATHGYLPLLRENPQAVLGQLKTAIREHTRLIGSPPLGIWLPECAYYEGLDYLMAKTGLKYAILDGHGVLHANPRPRYGLYAPICSKNGIAFFGRDSKSTLPVWSSIEGYPGHPEYREFHRDLGWDLSIEKLNEIGIQDQRPLGIKLHKVTGQKISLDQKKVYEPGKAKKMIKAHAKEYLQGRKRQLLELNKTMGIEPLLVAPFDAELFGHWWFEGPSFLSELFQQAKKEGIKFTRLIDQLSKTPKLQLCDPSPSSWGQGGYHNYWINESNSWIVPEWNKASIAMIKRSSIGVSNESDIKLLQQAARELLLAQSSDWSFILRAGTTTQLAKDRINKHLNRFWKLINAIEGKEALSFKHLSEIEKEDSLFPLIQASDWSEI, encoded by the coding sequence TTGTCCAACGGTAAATTAGCACTAGTACTCCATGCACATCTACCTTACGTCAGGTCAGCCGCATCAGGTTCTCTTGAAGAAGACTGGTTTTTCCAAGCCCTGATGGAATGCTATCTACCTCTTTTAAAAACCTTAGAAGATGCATCAGCATCAAAAACACAGCAACCGAAAATAACTATTAGCCTTTCACCAACTCTTTTATCCTTGCTAAATGACAAAGAACTAAAAAATCGCTTCCCAACTTGGCTTAAAGCGAGAATAAAACTTCTAGATAATCTTCCAGATATTTATCAAAGCGCAGCAAATAATCTTAAGCAAACTATTTCAACTCAATTAAATGAATGGCAAAATTGTAATGGAGATATAATTAATCGTTTTGCAGAACTTCAAAAACTAAGAGTTATTGATCTTCTAACTTGCGCTGCTACTCATGGATATCTGCCTTTACTTCGGGAAAATCCACAAGCAGTATTAGGTCAATTAAAAACTGCAATAAGAGAACATACTCGTTTAATTGGTTCTCCTCCTCTAGGAATATGGCTCCCGGAATGTGCTTATTACGAAGGTCTTGACTATTTAATGGCCAAAACTGGATTGAAATATGCAATTTTAGACGGGCATGGAGTATTGCATGCAAATCCAAGGCCTAGATATGGGCTTTATGCTCCAATTTGTAGCAAAAATGGAATCGCATTTTTTGGTAGAGATAGTAAATCAACTCTCCCTGTATGGTCATCAATTGAAGGATATCCTGGTCATCCTGAATACAGAGAATTCCATAGAGATTTAGGATGGGACTTATCTATTGAGAAACTAAACGAAATAGGAATTCAAGATCAAAGACCTTTAGGAATAAAACTACATAAAGTTACAGGGCAAAAAATCTCATTAGATCAAAAGAAAGTATATGAACCGGGTAAAGCAAAAAAAATGATAAAGGCTCATGCGAAAGAATATCTACAAGGAAGGAAAAGACAATTATTAGAATTAAATAAGACCATGGGAATTGAGCCTTTGTTAGTAGCACCATTTGATGCAGAACTTTTTGGCCATTGGTGGTTTGAAGGACCTAGTTTCCTTTCCGAACTTTTTCAACAAGCTAAAAAAGAAGGAATAAAATTTACTCGATTAATAGATCAATTATCTAAGACACCAAAGCTCCAATTATGTGATCCTTCGCCATCAAGTTGGGGGCAAGGCGGATATCATAATTATTGGATAAATGAAAGTAATTCCTGGATAGTGCCAGAATGGAATAAAGCATCAATTGCCATGATTAAAAGATCTTCAATTGGTGTTTCAAATGAATCAGATATCAAACTCCTCCAACAAGCCGCAAGAGAACTTTTATTAGCTCAATCATCAGATTGGAGTTTTATATTGAGAGCGGGTACTACAACTCAACTAGCAAAAGATCGGATCAATAAGCACTTGAATAGATTTTGGAAATTAATAAATGCAATAGAAGGGAAAGAAGCTTTATCTTTTAAACACTTATCTGAAATAGAAAAGGAAGATTCTTTATTTCCTTTAATACAAGCAAGTGATTGGAGTGAAATTTAA
- the crtL gene encoding lycopene beta cyclase: MKLKNFADVLVMGAGPAALCIASELVQQGLKVEALASNSPEAPWPNTYGIWAEELESLGMESLLGYRWTDTLSYFGDGKDLVGLEPIKHNFDYGLFDSLSLQKALLEKCNGLLWRLETVEKIVFSQTETEVICHSGEKYSARIVIDAIGHKSPFIQRPNKGPVAQQAAYGIVGKFSSPPVGENQFVLMDFRPDHLSEKQLKEPPSFLYAMDFGENVFFVEETSLACAPPLSKNILEKRLYERLSHRGIEVKEILHEENCLFPMNLPLPYLDQPLLAFGGSASMVHPASGYMVGALLRRAPALAKSIAEAIDLNPSLSSLDLAKEGWKVLWTPELVQRHRLYQFGLKRLMSFDESLLRNFFVAFFKLPKKDWSAFLANTLPLPKLIVVMLRLFYMAPLKVRLGMIGL; the protein is encoded by the coding sequence CTGAAATTGAAAAACTTTGCTGATGTTTTAGTAATGGGAGCAGGGCCGGCGGCTTTGTGTATTGCTTCGGAATTAGTTCAACAAGGATTAAAAGTTGAAGCTTTGGCAAGTAATTCGCCAGAGGCACCTTGGCCTAATACGTATGGGATATGGGCCGAGGAACTTGAGTCATTAGGAATGGAATCTCTTTTAGGTTATAGATGGACAGATACACTTAGTTATTTTGGGGATGGTAAGGATTTAGTTGGCTTAGAACCTATAAAACATAATTTTGATTATGGCTTGTTTGATTCTTTGTCTTTACAAAAAGCGTTACTTGAGAAATGTAATGGACTGCTATGGAGATTAGAAACTGTAGAGAAAATAGTTTTTTCTCAAACAGAAACTGAAGTTATTTGTCATTCAGGAGAAAAATATTCAGCGAGAATTGTTATTGATGCGATTGGGCATAAAAGTCCTTTTATTCAAAGACCAAATAAAGGACCAGTGGCACAACAAGCTGCTTATGGAATAGTTGGGAAATTTAGTTCTCCTCCGGTTGGTGAAAATCAATTTGTGCTTATGGATTTTCGTCCAGATCATTTAAGTGAAAAACAATTAAAAGAACCCCCTTCATTTTTATATGCTATGGACTTTGGTGAAAATGTTTTTTTTGTAGAAGAGACTTCATTAGCTTGTGCTCCCCCACTATCGAAAAATATTTTAGAAAAAAGATTGTATGAAAGACTTTCTCATAGAGGAATAGAAGTAAAAGAAATACTTCATGAGGAAAATTGTCTTTTTCCTATGAACTTGCCATTGCCTTATCTTGATCAACCTCTCTTAGCATTTGGTGGCTCTGCCAGCATGGTCCACCCAGCTTCTGGGTACATGGTTGGTGCTCTTTTGAGGAGAGCACCGGCTCTGGCAAAATCTATAGCTGAAGCTATAGATTTAAACCCAAGCCTTAGTTCTCTTGATTTAGCGAAAGAAGGATGGAAAGTTCTTTGGACCCCAGAATTAGTCCAAAGACATCGCTTGTACCAATTTGGTCTCAAAAGATTAATGAGCTTTGATGAGTCTTTACTGAGAAATTTTTTTGTTGCCTTCTTTAAATTACCCAAAAAAGATTGGTCAGCTTTTCTTGCAAACACTTTGCCTTTGCCTAAATTAATAGTTGTAATGCTTAGATTATTTTATATGGCACCCTTGAAAGTAAGGCTTGGGATGATTGGTCTTTAG